The sequence GATGAGCCGCAGGCCGACCTTGCGCAACTCGATCTCCAGCGACTCGGTGATGTTGGTGATCAACTTCTCCCGGTCGGCGTTGATCTCCTCGATGGGCATGGTGGCGATGACCACGCGCATCTGCCCGAAGATGATGTCCCGCGACAGGTTCTCCACTTCGGCGAGGCTGAGACCCAGGAGACGCTCGGCGGCGTTCTGCATCACACCGGGCTCGGTGGAGACGCCCACCGTGAACGTGGCCGGGGTGTTCACCCGGATGTTCTGCTGCGAGAGCGCGCCCTGCAGCTTGATCTCGATGGGGATCGGGGTGAGATCCAAGAAGGCGTAGCCCTGGATGATGGGCCACACCAGGGCGCCGCCGCCGTGCAGGCAGCGGGCCGACTCGCCGACGCCCCCCACGCGGCCGTAGATCACCAGGATGCGGTCCGAGGGGCAGCGCTTGTAGCGCGACGCCACCCACAGGATGGCGATCAGCAGGATGACGACGAGGCCTACGACTAGACCGATGACTGCCATGTGGTTTCCTTTCGGCGGGTCTGGAGAGTGTCTTGCGGGTCCCGGTCAGGCCGCCGCTACAGCAGCGGCTCGACGAGGACGGTCGTGGGGTCCACGACGTCGGTCACCTTGACGCGCGTCTTGGCCGGGAGTTCGGTGGGCGCCGTGGTGTAGGCGTCGATCACGCGCATGCGCCCCTGGACCATCACCTCCACCTTCCCGGGCTTGGCGCGGTTGGCGCCCACCGGGATGTAGACGGTGCCGTTGACGCCGACCGCGCTGCGGTAGTCGATGGAGCCGCTCTCGGTCATGCGGGCGAACCGCCGCCAGATCAGCGCCACGAGGAAGAACACGGCCAGGCCGACGATGGTCGAGATCACCACCGAGAGGGTGGTCGAGTTGTCCGCCTCCTTCATGAGCACGCCGGTCCAGCCGAAGGCGAAGAAGAAGGCGGTCAGGCTGCGCAGCGACAGGAAGCCGACGTCGGCGTCGCTGCCCTCGAGGTCGAAGTCGAAGTCCAGGCCGACCCCCAGCGCCATGAGCAGGAACTGCAGCATCAGGAAGGCGCCGGAGACGATGCCGATCAGGTAGAAGACCTGCAGGTCGCCGGTGAGGGCGTTCCACCAGTCGCCCATAGGGACCTCCCGGGTCGTCAACTCAGCGCGGAGCCGGCCGCTGGGGCTCCGGTACCGCTCAGGCTACCGGCACGGCGGCACCCCGGCCAAGGCCGAGCCGCAGGACCGGGGATCGCGGCGGCTGTCGTCTCGGGTCATCGGCGCCGCAGGGTCATCGGCGGTCCCGGTGCCGGCGGTACGCTCAGATGTCGTGGCGAGGCGGTACTGGCTGGAGACACTGGGCTGTCCTAAGAACCAGGTCGACTCCGACAAGCTCGCCGGGCGGCTCGCCGCCGACGGCTACCGGCCGGCCTCCGATGTGGCCGAGGCGGATGTCGTGGTGGTAAACACCTGCGCCTTCATCGATGAGGCCAGGCGGGAGTCGCTGGAGACCGTCGAGAGCCTGGCGTCGCAGCGGCGCGCCGGCGCCCAGTTGGTCGTGACCGGCTGCCTTGCCGAGCGGATCGGCTCCCGGCTGCGCCAGGAGCACCCCGTGATCGACCGCGTGGCGGGCTTCGGCGAGCCGATCGCCCTTGGGCCCACCCGCCGCGGGCGGCGTCGTGCGCTGCAGGTCGCCGGTGGCGGTGCGGTGCCCCGCTTGGACCTGCTCAACATGCCCCGACCGCCGGCGCAGGCGCCCTGGGCCTACGTCAAGATCGCCGAGGGCTGCGACCGCCGCTGCGGCTACTGCGCCATTCCCAGCTTCCGGGGACCGCAGCGCTCGCGCAGCCCCGAGTCGATACTGGCCGAGATCCAGGCCCTGGGCGCCCGCGAGGTTGTGCTGGTGGCCCAGGACCTGGCCTCCTACGGCCGCGACGGCGGTCGCGGCGAGCGGCGTCTGGTGCCGCTGGTGGAGGCGGCGCAAGAGCTGGCGCCGTGGGTGCGGCTGCTCTACCTCTACCCCTCCGATCTCACCGACGAGCTGATCGCGGCGATCCTGGCCACCGGCGTGGCCTACTTCGACCTGTCGCTGCAGCACGCCTCCCGCCCCCTGCTGCGCCGGATGCGCCGCTGGGGCGACGGGGAGCGTTTCGCGGCGCGCATCGCCGAGATCCGCCGCGCCGCGCCACACGCCGCCTTCCGTTCCAACTTCATCGTGGGCTACCCCGGCGAGACCGAGGAGGACCACGACGCCCTGCTGGCCTTCGTCGGCGAGGCGGAACTGGACTGGGTGGGGGTGTTCGCCTACTCCGAGGAAGAGGGAACCCACTCCGCCTCTGTGGGCGGCCGGGTGTCCGCGCCGCTGGTCGCCGAGCGCATGGCGGAGCTGCGCGAACTCTGCGACGAGATCACCGAGCGACGCCGCCGCAGCCTTGTGGGCAGCACGACCACCGTGCTGGTGGACCGGCCGGGACGGGCGCGCAGCCACCGGGAGGCCCCCGAGATCGACGGCCTCGTGGAGGTGCCCGACGGCCTGGCGCCGGGGAGCTTCGCGGAAGTCGAGATCATCGGGGCCGCCGGCGTCGACCTGATGGCGGCGCCGCTGGTCGCCGCCGGGTCCGGAGGGGCGCGGTGACGGCGCCGGCGCCTGGCATCGGTCTCGGCCTGGCCACGCCCGCGAACCTCATCACGCTGGCGCGCATCGGCGCCTCGCCGCTGTTGTTCTGGCTGATCCTGCGCGCCCGCGACGACGGCGGGGCCTCGTGGCTGGCCGTGGCGGTGGCCGTGGTGTTCGCCGCCTCCGACGCCTGGGACGGCCATCTGGCGCGGAACACCGGCACCGTCACGCGCACAGGAGCGTTCCTGGATCCACTGGCGGACAAGGTCGTGGTCCTGGGTTCGATGGCCTCGCTCGCCGCCATCGGCAGGGTCAGCTGGGTTCCGGTCGCGCTCATCGCCGCCCGCGAGGCGGCGATGAGCGGGTACCGGGTGCACTGCGCCCGCCGCGGCGTCTCCGTGCCCGCCCGGCGCTCGGCCAAGTGGAAGGTCATCCTCCAGGGACTGGCGGTGATCCTCACCCTCGTCCCACCCCTTGCTGCGGAGGACTCCCCGGTCCGCGAGGGGTTCGTGCTGGCCGTCTGGTGGCTGGCCGTGGCGGCCACCGCCGTCACCGGCCTGCTCTACCTTCTCGACGGCCGCAGGGCAGCCGGGGAGGGCGGAGGCGCTGGCGGAGGTCCCGGATGAGATGCGAGGTCGTCGCCGTCGGCACCGAGTTGCTGCTCGGGCAGGTGGTCGACACCAACTCGTCGTGGATCGGCGAGCATCTGGCCGGGCTGGGGATCGACTCGTACTACCAGACCAAGGTCGGCGACAACCTCGACCGGATCTGCGCCGTGCTGCGCACGGCTGTGGCGCGCAACGACTTCGTCGTCGTCTGCGGCGGTCTGGGGCCGACCCCCGATGACATCACCCGCGGCGCGCTGGCCGCGGTCATGGGCGTGGAGCTTCGCCGCGACCCTGAACTCGTCGAGCGCATCTCGGCCAAGTTCTGGCGGCGCGGCCGCTCAATGCCCGCCAACAACCTTCAACAGGCCGACGTTCCTGAGGGCGCCGCGGTCATCCCGGTCTTTCCCGGCACCGCGCCCGGCCTCGTCTGCCCGGTCGGCGACACCGTGGTCTACGCGGTCCCCGGCGTGCCGTGGGAGATGAGGACGATGATGACCGAGTGGATTGCTGCCGACATGCGACGCCGGGCGGGCGTCTCGGGGGTGATCCAGAGCCGCACGCTGCGCACCTGGGGCGAGTCCGAAGGCGGCCTGGCCGAGCGGCTGGGCGGCGTTATCGACCGGCTCGACGCCTCGGGGACGGTGACGCTGGCCTTCCTGGCCTCGGGAATCGAGGGCCTCAAGGTGCGTCTGACCGCCAAGGCCGACACGGCCGCCGAGGCGTCGGCGATGCTGGACGCCGAGGAGGCGGCCGTGCGGGCGGCCATCGACGACCACCTGGTGTTCGGAACCGACGAGGAGACCATGGAGACGGCGGTGCTCGAGCTGTGCCGCAGGGCAGGTCTCACGCTGGCCACGGCGGAGTCGCTGACGGGGGGAATGATCGCGGCGCGCCTGAGCGCCGTCCCCGGCGCCAGCGATGTCTTCCGGGGCTCGCTGGTGACCTACGCCGCCGAGACCAAGCGCAACCTGCTGGGTGTCCCGGCCGGTCCCGTCGTGTCCGAGGCGGCTGTGCGGGCGATGGCCGCCGGCGCCTGCGGGCAGCTGGGCGCCGACTGCTCGCTGGCCGTGACCGGGGTCGCCGGTCCCGCCCCCGCCGACGGCACCGAGCCCGGGATGGTCTGGATGGCCACCTCGGTCGACGGCGAGGTAGTGGCGCGCCGCCAGCACTTCCCGTTCGATCGGGAGCGGACCCGCCAGTTCACGACCATCGGCGTGCTGAACGAACTGCGCCTTCGCCTGCTTGACCGCGCCGCCACCGCTGGATGATGCCCACCGGTAGCTCGAACCCCGTGGTGAACGGTGCGGCGGGCGAGGTGCATGCCGCCATCGACGTCGGGACCAACTCCTTCCACCTGGTCGTCGCCCGGGTCAGCACCAGCGGGGGTCTCGAGATCCTCTTCCGCGACAAGGAGGTGGTGCGCCTGGGATCCGGCTCGGGCGACATGCGACACCTCACGCCGGATGCCATAGACCGGGGGATCGAAGCCCTGCGCGGGCTGGTCAAGACCGCCGCCTCCTACGGGGCCGACGTGCGGGCGGTGGCGACGAGTGCGGTCCGCGAGGCTGAGAACCGCCACGAGTTCCTGGATCGGGCAGCCGTCGAGGCCGGGGTCCAGGTGGAGGTCATCTCCGGCACCGAGGAGGCCCGGCTGATCCATCTGGGGGTGGTGCAGGCGCTGTCGGTGTTCGACCGGCAGATCCTGGTCACCGACATCGGCGGCGGCAGCACCGAGTTGCTCATCGGCCGGGGGCCGCGGCCTCTGGCGGCGCGCAGCGTGAAGCTGGGGCACGTCCGCCTCACGGAGCGCTTCTTCCCCGGCGGCGTCGCCGATGCCACCGCGGTGGCGGACTGCCGTTCCTACGTGCGGTCGTTCCTGACACCCGTGGGTCACGATCTGCTGCCCTTCGGCTACGAGCTGGCCGTCGGCAGTTCGGGGACGATCGCCACGATCGCGCAGATGGCGGAGTTCCTGCGCAACGGTGCCGGAAACCGCTGGCTCAACAACGTCTCCTTCAGCCGGGCCGAGCTGGACGAGGTCGTCGCCCTCGTGCTGGCGGCGCCGACTCCCGAGTCGCGCTGCGCCATCGGTGGCCTGGACGAGCGCCGCAGCGACGTGATCGCCGCGGGGGTCCTGCTGCTGGAGGGTGTGTTCGACTGCTTCGAGGTTTCGTCGATCACCGTGTCCGGTTACGCCCTGCGCGAGGGCGTGCTGCTCGACCGGGTGCACACCGGCGGCAACGGAGACGCCTTCCACCATCTCAGCGACATCAGGCGGGAGTCTGTGCTGCGCATCGCCGAGGACTACGAGGAGGAACGGCCGCACGTCCAGCACGTGACCGACCTTGCGCTGCAACTCTTCGACGGGCTGGAGGGACTCCACCGCTTCGGGCTCTACGAGCGCGACCTGTTGGAGGCCGCCGGGATGCTGCACAACGTGGGGCGCTTCATCTCCCGCGGGGCGCACCACAAGCACAGCTACTACGTGATCCGCAGCAGCGACCGGCTGCTGGGTTTCACCGAGCGGGAGGTGGAGCTGATCGCTCTCGTGGCGCGCTACCAGCGCAAGGCGCTGCCGCGGATCGGCCACGCCGAGTTCGCGGCTCTGAACGTGGCCGACCGTGCCCGGGTGCAGTTGCTGGCGGGGATCCTGCGGATCGCCATCGCCCTCGACCGGACCCGCAGCGGTGCGGTCCGCGGCCTGACCGCGAGAGTGGGCGAGGCCCTCGCGATCAACTGCAGCACCGCGCCGGGTGCCGACGCCACGGTGGAGTTGTACACGGCCAACCAGCGCAGCGAGTTGCTAGCCACCGCCACGGGGCTGGCCGTGCAGGTCTCCGCCGAGAGCCCGGTTCTGACTATTCTACATTAGGAGTGGTGGATATTAGATTACAATGAGTATCATATATTTCAATGGTAGAAGCTATCCGCAGCGGCAGGCCGGTCGGGTTAGGCTGGGGGTTGAAGCGGTGCCCAGGCTGGTGCCGCGGGAGGGACGGATACCGTGAGCGTGCTGACCGACCTGGATCCCAATGTGGCGTACCCGGGGTCTCCGACTGTGCCTGACTCCGGGCTGCACTCGCTGGTGCGCTTCCTCGCCTACGGTGCCCTGCGCGAGCACTTCGCGGGGCGCCCGGGCTGCTACGTGGGCCAGGACCGCAACGTCTACTACCGCCCGTTGCCCGACTCGGCGTTCGTCGCCCCCGACGTGTTCGTGTGCTTCGGCGTGGACCCCGGCCCTATCGAGCTGGCGGCCAGCTACCGGCTGTGGGAGGTGGGAGCGCCGCCGGCGTTCGTCCTCGAGATCGCCTCCGAGGGCACCTACCAGAACGACCTGGAGGACAAGCCTGCGAAGTATCTGGAGATGGGCGTGACCGAGTACTGGCGCTTCGACCCCACCGGCGGCGACTTCTACACCCCTGTCCTCCAGGGGGACCGCCGCGCCGGCGACTCGTGGGTGCCGATAGCCGTGGACCCCGACGGCGGCGGCCGCAGCCGCGTCCTCGGCCTCGACCTCTGCGCCGACACCCACCGCCTGCGCTTCAGAGACCCCCGAGGGGGCCCCTGGCTGCCCGACCCCGATGAGACACGCCGTCAACGCGACGCCGCCGAGGATCGAGCCGAAGCCGCCGAGAGGGCACTGGGTACCGAGACCGCCGCCCGCCGCGCTGCCGAGGCAGAGTTGGCCGCCCTGCGGGCCCGGCTGGACGATCAGCGGTAGGAGCGCGCCGAGCGACAGGCGGGGGCCGCCTCAGCTGCGGATCTGGCCGTTGCCCCGGATGACGTTCTTCACCGCGGTGAGGTGGACGAGGCCCATCGGTCCGCGGACGTGCAGCTTCTGGGTGCTGATGCCGATCTCGGCGCCGTAGCCCATCTCCTCGCCGTCCACGAAGCGGCTCGAGGCGTTGACGAGCACGCAGGCGGCGTCCACCTCGGCGCAGAACCGCCCGGCGGCCGCCTCGTCGGCGGTCACGATCACTTCCGAGTGCCCCGTGCCGTAGCGGTTGACGTGATCGATCGCTTCGTCGAGTGAGTCCACGACGCGCACCGACAGCTTGTAATCCAGGAACTCGGTCGCGTAGTCGGCGTCGCTGGCCGCCCCGATGCTCGGTGCCACGGCCCGGGAGGTCTCGTCGCCGACCATCTCCACCGTGGGCATGGCCTGCACCAGTCGCGGGAGGAAGTCTGCGGCCTCGGTGGCGTGCACAACGAGCGACTCGGTGGCGTTGCACACCGACGGGCGCTGGGTCTTGCCGTTCACCACGATCGAGGTGGCCATGTCCAGGTCGGCGCCGCGGTCCACGTACACATGGCAGTTGCCGTCGCCGTCCAGGATGAACGGCACGGTGGCGTTCTCCATGATGGAGCGGATGAGCGCGGGCCCGCCGCGGGGGATCAGGCAGTCCACGTAGCCGCTGAGCCGCATGAACTCCACCGCCGCCTCGCGGCTGGTGTCCTCGACCAGGATCAGGGCGTCCGCGGGCAGGCCGCCGGTGACGTACGCCTCGCGCAGGATCCCGGCGACGGCCAGGTTCGAGCGAATGGCCATGGACGAACCTCTCAGGAAGGCCACGTTGCCCGACTTGAGGCACAGGCCGGCCGCGTCGCTGGTGACGTTGGGCCGGCTCTCGTAGACGATCGCCACGACGCCGAGCGGCACCCGCACCTGCTGGATGCGCAGCCCGTTGGGGCGCACGTCGCCGGCGACGACGGTGCCCACCGGGTCGGGGAGTTCCGCCACTTGGCGCAGCCCGCCGACCATGCCCTCGATGCGGGCGGGCGTGAGGCGCAGTCGGTCCAGCAGCGTCGGCGAGATGCCGGCCTCCTCGGCGGCCGCCAGGTCGCTCTCGTTGGCCTCCAGCAACTCGTTGAGGCTGGCCTGCAGCTCGTCCGCCGCGGTCCGCAATGCCTCGTTCTTGACGACCGTCGGCGCGGCGGCCAGCACCGGCGCAACCGCCTTGGCGCGCCGGCCCAGGGCCTCCATCGCCTGCCGCTTGGTCGTTTTCTCGCCGGGCGCGGATGCCGCCACTGTGTGCCTCCCGATTGCTCTGAGCAGCGCTGATCGAGCCCTTGTAGCGTGTGGATTCTACCGCCGGTGGATTTATTCCGAGACCGTTGCAGCCTATGATCGTAAGATCACTGAAGGCGCTCCCACATCCTCGGGTGCTTCCGCCAATGGTGAACGTCTTCTGCCCGTCGCCAAGGGCGGCAACGACGTCGTGCTGGGCGGTGAGGGTGCCGATTGGATCGAGGAAGGCGCGGGCGATGATCCCCTCTACGGCCGCGACGGCGCTGACGCCATCGACGGCGGTGCGGGCACCGACGTGATCTACGGAGGCGACGGTTTCGACGTGATCTACGCGGACGATCTCACCGACACGGTGCACGACGAGAAGGAGGGTCGAGACGGCTTCGAACTCATTCCGGAATCACAGCGGCGCAATACTCGATCCAACCCGGTGGTGTCCGCGGATGCCGTGTATGTCGCGCCGGGCGGCTCGGTGCTCGTGGATGTGCTGGGCAACGATTACGACCCAGACGGCGACCTCGACATTGCGACCTTGTCGCTCACGCGGTCGCCGGCCACCGGTTCTGCTCGGCTCGTCGAGTCCGACGAGCATGGCCCTCACATGGAGTTCTCGGCCAGTCCGGACGAGGGTTCGGTGACGTTCGCCTACGAGGTGTGTGATCGTGAAGGTGGCTGCGCGACCGCAGAGGTGCGCGTCACCGTCGGCGTCGCCGGGTGCTCGATCGTCGGCACCGACGGGGTGGACGAACTGACGGGCACCAGCGGCGATGACGTGATCTGCGCACTGGCCGGTGATGACGTCATCGACGGCGGAGACGGCGACGACATCATTTTCGGCG comes from bacterium and encodes:
- the rimO gene encoding 30S ribosomal protein S12 methylthiotransferase RimO, with protein sequence MARRYWLETLGCPKNQVDSDKLAGRLAADGYRPASDVAEADVVVVNTCAFIDEARRESLETVESLASQRRAGAQLVVTGCLAERIGSRLRQEHPVIDRVAGFGEPIALGPTRRGRRRALQVAGGGAVPRLDLLNMPRPPAQAPWAYVKIAEGCDRRCGYCAIPSFRGPQRSRSPESILAEIQALGAREVVLVAQDLASYGRDGGRGERRLVPLVEAAQELAPWVRLLYLYPSDLTDELIAAILATGVAYFDLSLQHASRPLLRRMRRWGDGERFAARIAEIRRAAPHAAFRSNFIVGYPGETEEDHDALLAFVGEAELDWVGVFAYSEEEGTHSASVGGRVSAPLVAERMAELRELCDEITERRRRSLVGSTTTVLVDRPGRARSHREAPEIDGLVEVPDGLAPGSFAEVEIIGAAGVDLMAAPLVAAGSGGAR
- a CDS encoding CDP-alcohol phosphatidyltransferase family protein, whose protein sequence is MTAPAPGIGLGLATPANLITLARIGASPLLFWLILRARDDGGASWLAVAVAVVFAASDAWDGHLARNTGTVTRTGAFLDPLADKVVVLGSMASLAAIGRVSWVPVALIAAREAAMSGYRVHCARRGVSVPARRSAKWKVILQGLAVILTLVPPLAAEDSPVREGFVLAVWWLAVAATAVTGLLYLLDGRRAAGEGGGAGGGPG
- a CDS encoding CinA family nicotinamide mononucleotide deamidase-related protein, with the translated sequence MRCEVVAVGTELLLGQVVDTNSSWIGEHLAGLGIDSYYQTKVGDNLDRICAVLRTAVARNDFVVVCGGLGPTPDDITRGALAAVMGVELRRDPELVERISAKFWRRGRSMPANNLQQADVPEGAAVIPVFPGTAPGLVCPVGDTVVYAVPGVPWEMRTMMTEWIAADMRRRAGVSGVIQSRTLRTWGESEGGLAERLGGVIDRLDASGTVTLAFLASGIEGLKVRLTAKADTAAEASAMLDAEEAAVRAAIDDHLVFGTDEETMETAVLELCRRAGLTLATAESLTGGMIAARLSAVPGASDVFRGSLVTYAAETKRNLLGVPAGPVVSEAAVRAMAAGACGQLGADCSLAVTGVAGPAPADGTEPGMVWMATSVDGEVVARRQHFPFDRERTRQFTTIGVLNELRLRLLDRAATAG
- a CDS encoding Ppx/GppA phosphatase family protein; protein product: MVNGAAGEVHAAIDVGTNSFHLVVARVSTSGGLEILFRDKEVVRLGSGSGDMRHLTPDAIDRGIEALRGLVKTAASYGADVRAVATSAVREAENRHEFLDRAAVEAGVQVEVISGTEEARLIHLGVVQALSVFDRQILVTDIGGGSTELLIGRGPRPLAARSVKLGHVRLTERFFPGGVADATAVADCRSYVRSFLTPVGHDLLPFGYELAVGSSGTIATIAQMAEFLRNGAGNRWLNNVSFSRAELDEVVALVLAAPTPESRCAIGGLDERRSDVIAAGVLLLEGVFDCFEVSSITVSGYALREGVLLDRVHTGGNGDAFHHLSDIRRESVLRIAEDYEEERPHVQHVTDLALQLFDGLEGLHRFGLYERDLLEAAGMLHNVGRFISRGAHHKHSYYVIRSSDRLLGFTEREVELIALVARYQRKALPRIGHAEFAALNVADRARVQLLAGILRIAIALDRTRSGAVRGLTARVGEALAINCSTAPGADATVELYTANQRSELLATATGLAVQVSAESPVLTILH
- a CDS encoding Uma2 family endonuclease encodes the protein MSVLTDLDPNVAYPGSPTVPDSGLHSLVRFLAYGALREHFAGRPGCYVGQDRNVYYRPLPDSAFVAPDVFVCFGVDPGPIELAASYRLWEVGAPPAFVLEIASEGTYQNDLEDKPAKYLEMGVTEYWRFDPTGGDFYTPVLQGDRRAGDSWVPIAVDPDGGGRSRVLGLDLCADTHRLRFRDPRGGPWLPDPDETRRQRDAAEDRAEAAERALGTETAARRAAEAELAALRARLDDQR
- a CDS encoding glutamate-5-semialdehyde dehydrogenase, with the protein product MAASAPGEKTTKRQAMEALGRRAKAVAPVLAAAPTVVKNEALRTAADELQASLNELLEANESDLAAAEEAGISPTLLDRLRLTPARIEGMVGGLRQVAELPDPVGTVVAGDVRPNGLRIQQVRVPLGVVAIVYESRPNVTSDAAGLCLKSGNVAFLRGSSMAIRSNLAVAGILREAYVTGGLPADALILVEDTSREAAVEFMRLSGYVDCLIPRGGPALIRSIMENATVPFILDGDGNCHVYVDRGADLDMATSIVVNGKTQRPSVCNATESLVVHATEAADFLPRLVQAMPTVEMVGDETSRAVAPSIGAASDADYATEFLDYKLSVRVVDSLDEAIDHVNRYGTGHSEVIVTADEAAAGRFCAEVDAACVLVNASSRFVDGEEMGYGAEIGISTQKLHVRGPMGLVHLTAVKNVIRGNGQIRS
- a CDS encoding calcium-binding protein; the encoded protein is MCLPIALSSADRALVACGFYRRWIYSETVAAYDRKITEGAPTSSGASANGERLLPVAKGGNDVVLGGEGADWIEEGAGDDPLYGRDGADAIDGGAGTDVIYGGDGFDVIYADDLTDTVHDEKEGRDGFELIPESQRRNTRSNPVVSADAVYVAPGGSVLVDVLGNDYDPDGDLDIATLSLTRSPATGSARLVESDEHGPHMEFSASPDEGSVTFAYEVCDREGGCATAEVRVTVGVAGCSIVGTDGVDELTGTSGDDVICALAGDDVIDGGDGDDIIFGGPGNDRIQGGVGKDVLYGGPGDDGLSGGRGKDVLYGGLGKDMLRGGDGDDVLWGGAGGDEALGNAGDDTMYGGLGADEFDGGDGADVLRGGPGDDFVGGRSGADLVLGDGGDDRLRGYDGDDTLDGGDGDDALHGGPGADILEGWTGNDVLRGDQGDDILRGGFGDDILNGNNDDDYLDGGFDTDTCERGETVAGCEQ